In Thermocrinis minervae, a single genomic region encodes these proteins:
- the dnaX gene encoding DNA polymerase III subunit gamma/tau gives MYIPFARKYRPKTFEEVVGQEGVKTVLKTAVKTGKVHHAYLFAGPRGTGKTTIARILTKALNCLNPKDGDPCNACENCLSIDKGNFPDLIEIDAASNRGIEDIRAIRDAVSYAPIKGKYKVYILDEAHMLTKEAFNALLKTLEEPPPKTVFVLCTTEYDKILPTILSRCQRFIFSKLRNDEIVYQLEKICKAEGIDYEKEALYIIAMVSDGGMRDAVSLLDQASIYGEGKITQEKLEEFLGIPSQAKVREFINMLIEARKDDAIKTLQSMYHSGINLQRFWDMLEEEIRSLLLYKSLTKPEDIIEVDEFHKHFDGVPLTKILYLEKVVNQARADARTRDFYRACQLAIIKTELIKDIMDLTELLSSGYVRTKEAQAKEEERTPEFAIKVVEEKVGSSQAQILKKLKAQVKDDKVIFVGSAEDLKSLDIDKIKNLLAWVDFEEEVSDFTKQVKDIFGAKIIKKKEG, from the coding sequence ATGTACATACCTTTTGCAAGAAAATACAGGCCAAAAACCTTTGAGGAAGTAGTAGGTCAAGAAGGTGTAAAAACAGTTTTGAAAACCGCCGTCAAGACTGGAAAGGTACACCACGCCTACCTCTTTGCAGGACCTCGTGGAACAGGCAAAACCACAATAGCCCGCATACTCACAAAAGCTCTAAACTGTCTAAACCCGAAGGACGGTGACCCATGCAACGCATGCGAAAACTGTTTATCTATAGATAAGGGCAACTTTCCAGATCTCATAGAGATAGACGCCGCATCCAACAGGGGTATAGAGGACATAAGAGCTATCAGAGATGCTGTCTCCTATGCTCCCATAAAGGGTAAGTACAAGGTGTACATACTTGATGAAGCCCACATGCTTACGAAGGAAGCCTTCAACGCACTTCTAAAAACCCTAGAAGAACCACCACCAAAGACAGTTTTTGTACTCTGTACCACGGAATACGACAAGATCCTTCCTACCATACTTTCAAGATGTCAGAGGTTTATCTTTTCAAAGCTCAGGAATGACGAGATCGTCTACCAGCTTGAGAAGATATGTAAGGCAGAGGGTATAGATTACGAAAAAGAAGCGCTCTACATCATAGCAATGGTAAGTGATGGTGGAATGAGAGATGCTGTATCTTTACTTGATCAGGCCAGCATATACGGAGAAGGAAAGATAACCCAAGAAAAGCTTGAAGAGTTTCTAGGCATACCATCCCAAGCTAAGGTAAGAGAGTTCATAAATATGCTAATAGAAGCTCGCAAAGATGACGCCATAAAAACATTACAATCTATGTATCACTCTGGCATAAACCTACAACGTTTCTGGGACATGCTTGAAGAGGAAATAAGGTCTTTGCTACTGTACAAAAGCCTCACGAAACCCGAGGATATCATAGAAGTGGATGAGTTCCATAAACATTTTGATGGTGTACCCTTGACTAAGATACTCTACCTTGAGAAGGTGGTAAACCAGGCGAGAGCAGATGCTCGTACAAGAGATTTCTACAGAGCATGCCAGCTTGCCATAATAAAGACAGAACTGATAAAAGACATAATGGACCTTACCGAGCTTCTATCTTCAGGGTATGTCAGAACAAAGGAAGCGCAGGCAAAAGAGGAAGAGAGAACCCCAGAGTTCGCTATAAAAGTCGTAGAAGAGAAGGTAGGCTCTTCACAAGCTCAAATCCTCAAAAAGCTAAAGGCTCAAGTGAAAGATGACAAAGTAATCTTTGTTGGAAGCGCGGAAGACCTTAAGTCCCTAGATATTGACAAAATAAAAAATCTTTTAGCCTGGGTAGACTTTGAAGAAGAAGTATCCGACTTTACAAAACAGGTCAAAGATATCTTTGGGGCGAAGATAATAAAGAAAAAAGAGGGATGA
- a CDS encoding DUF4911 domain-containing protein: MKARVLLVKVPKKDIGLFSALVDGSGRLAIVRTKEKSSEEVYLIATPDTFDRLLTVLENIKRHLEGLSMVGEVPEESVEC, from the coding sequence ATGAAGGCTAGGGTACTTCTGGTAAAGGTTCCAAAGAAGGACATAGGTCTCTTTTCCGCCCTAGTGGACGGTTCTGGAAGGCTTGCCATCGTAAGGACTAAGGAGAAGAGCTCCGAAGAGGTCTACCTTATAGCCACTCCAGACACCTTTGATAGGCTTTTGACTGTCCTTGAAAACATAAAAAGGCACCTTGAAGGTTTAAGTATGGTGGGTGAAGTTCCAGAGGAGAGTGTAGAGTGTTGA
- a CDS encoding M23 family metallopeptidase — protein sequence MKKWIVGLLVGGLLCTPTQEIQKLGVGGPEKASPSSFEELEGIVDTESLDTKKVDELISIGISLEEARSRLAEVKTVEMVRPNIWPVVGLIVSDYGWRIMGRRKEFHTGVDISAPYGSPVSVASDGRVIFAGSVRGYGNTVIVYHGYGFVTLYAHLNKIMVETGDSVVKGQIIGAVGCTGRCTGPHLHYEVIKYGIRQNPIAYLP from the coding sequence ATGAAAAAGTGGATAGTTGGACTTCTGGTAGGGGGCCTTCTGTGTACACCCACGCAAGAGATACAGAAGCTAGGCGTGGGAGGTCCAGAGAAGGCCTCACCCAGTTCCTTTGAGGAGTTGGAGGGTATCGTAGACACAGAATCTCTGGATACCAAAAAGGTAGATGAGCTTATATCCATAGGTATCTCCTTAGAAGAGGCCCGTTCTAGGCTTGCAGAGGTCAAAACCGTAGAGATGGTACGTCCAAACATATGGCCTGTAGTGGGTCTTATAGTGTCTGACTACGGATGGAGGATTATGGGAAGGCGCAAGGAGTTCCATACCGGGGTGGACATATCGGCACCCTATGGTAGCCCTGTAAGCGTTGCATCCGATGGGAGGGTCATCTTTGCTGGGAGCGTCAGGGGTTATGGAAACACGGTGATAGTTTACCACGGCTATGGATTTGTAACGTTGTACGCACACTTGAACAAGATCATGGTAGAGACTGGTGACAGCGTGGTAAAGGGTCAGATAATAGGTGCGGTAGGGTGTACTGGTAGATGTACAGGCCCCCACCTTCACTACGAGGTGATAAAGTACGGGATAAGACAGAACCCTATAGCGTACTTACCTTAA
- a CDS encoding DUF507 family protein, with protein sequence MRLPEKLVERIANRILEELTSEGLIEVEDPYLFLKKIKAIFQKVEEEERLLDEKTREILREKLELLEESSLDYRTAYRVVRTKLAEEMKIHTNRRERMNQIASLIKDMIMEDQTVEIYDEPHVIRNRIRKILMEAVKEEEEIDKEVRERIRSYSRRIVEGTPEWNHLYRRIYEDALRRRGLL encoded by the coding sequence ATGAGGCTTCCTGAGAAGCTTGTGGAGAGAATAGCTAACAGGATACTTGAAGAGTTAACGAGCGAAGGGCTTATAGAGGTTGAAGATCCGTACCTTTTCTTGAAGAAGATAAAAGCCATATTTCAAAAGGTGGAGGAGGAAGAAAGGCTTTTAGACGAAAAAACTCGTGAGATACTTAGAGAAAAGCTTGAACTCCTGGAAGAGTCTAGCCTTGATTACAGGACAGCTTACAGAGTGGTCCGTACCAAGCTTGCCGAAGAAATGAAGATACATACAAACAGAAGAGAAAGGATGAACCAGATAGCCTCTCTCATAAAGGATATGATAATGGAGGATCAAACTGTTGAAATTTACGATGAACCACACGTAATAAGAAATAGGATAAGAAAGATATTGATGGAAGCAGTCAAGGAAGAAGAAGAAATAGACAAGGAAGTGAGGGAAAGGATAAGGTCCTACTCAAGGAGGATAGTGGAGGGTACTCCCGAATGGAACCACCTCTACAGGCGTATATACGAGGACGCCCTAAGGAGAAGGGGCCTGCTTTAA
- a CDS encoding tRNA1(Val) (adenine(37)-N6)-methyltransferase yields MEYKEFEFLRGKLRLRQPVKGHRLSIVEVLFVYFARGIKRKSKVLDLGAGFGALSLLLTLRYGCRVWALERDKDMLELLHYNVQVNGLLDKITPVEGDLRYIDKLFQKQTFDVVIANPPFFKDGFPKKYHFETDTKLEDFVRAASYVMKDGGYFNVILPAHRLTELVTISIYNKLSPCNMKILYSKENKPAKYIIVTCIKNSRCLTSIEYPFFMDTQNTKSVLQSFCDIIT; encoded by the coding sequence TTGGAGTATAAAGAGTTTGAGTTCCTAAGGGGGAAACTAAGACTAAGACAACCTGTAAAAGGACATAGGCTTTCTATAGTCGAGGTCCTCTTCGTCTACTTTGCTAGAGGTATAAAGAGAAAAAGCAAAGTGCTAGACTTGGGCGCTGGCTTTGGCGCACTATCTTTACTCCTTACCCTCAGGTATGGTTGCCGAGTTTGGGCACTTGAACGAGATAAGGACATGCTTGAGCTTTTGCATTACAATGTTCAAGTAAACGGCTTGTTGGACAAGATAACTCCTGTAGAAGGAGACCTTAGGTACATAGACAAGCTATTCCAAAAACAGACCTTTGATGTAGTTATAGCAAATCCACCTTTTTTTAAAGATGGTTTTCCCAAGAAATATCATTTTGAAACGGATACAAAACTGGAAGATTTTGTAAGAGCCGCAAGCTACGTTATGAAGGATGGTGGATACTTTAATGTGATATTACCAGCGCATAGGTTGACAGAGCTTGTTACAATCAGCATTTATAATAAACTTTCTCCTTGCAACATGAAGATTTTATACTCAAAGGAAAATAAGCCTGCAAAGTACATAATAGTTACATGTATAAAGAATAGTAGATGTCTTACAAGCATAGAATATCCGTTTTTTATGGATACTCAAAACACGAAAAGTGTTCTTCAAAGCTTCTGTGATATAATAACATAG
- the atpC gene encoding ATP synthase F1 subunit epsilon, with protein sequence MIKVEIVTPKGLAFSKEVNSVNIPTEQGEMGVLEKHMYLMTLLKPGLVYFDGNPKEGIVVTYGFVDVTPQKVTILAEEAYTVGEIDAGKEKALFEEANRKLATAQTLEEIQEWTRIMERARTLLEIVEKFGV encoded by the coding sequence ATGATAAAGGTTGAGATAGTAACACCTAAGGGTTTGGCCTTTTCTAAAGAAGTAAACTCGGTGAACATACCCACAGAACAGGGAGAGATGGGCGTTCTGGAAAAGCACATGTACCTTATGACCCTTCTAAAACCAGGCCTTGTATACTTTGACGGTAACCCTAAGGAAGGTATCGTGGTTACCTATGGTTTTGTTGATGTGACTCCGCAGAAAGTTACCATACTCGCAGAAGAAGCTTACACAGTAGGAGAGATAGACGCAGGAAAGGAAAAAGCACTCTTTGAAGAGGCAAACAGAAAGCTTGCCACAGCGCAGACACTTGAAGAGATACAAGAGTGGACGAGGATAATGGAGAGAGCCCGCACGCTCTTGGAGATAGTAGAAAAGTTTGGAGTATAA
- a CDS encoding ChaN family lipoprotein has product MIYLPEIHTNKKDHEFQMKVIESLWKSGNKFVIAMEMFQQNFQRYLDEYVSGQIDEEEFLRKTQYKERWGYPEELYAPVWRFAREKGIKLYAIGLPSEVVNKIKAVGLRHVKDSTLPTTIVDPKPEEIERWKSVLKDHPRVDEKVFLDVQNAWDNSMAFAIANILKKENKKVVVLLGREHAPSLDQGVPYRLSVFRPFTSQKILQRQE; this is encoded by the coding sequence GTGATATACCTTCCTGAGATTCACACTAACAAAAAGGATCATGAGTTTCAGATGAAAGTGATAGAAAGCCTCTGGAAAAGTGGGAACAAGTTCGTCATAGCCATGGAGATGTTTCAACAAAATTTCCAAAGATACCTGGATGAATACGTAAGTGGACAGATAGACGAAGAAGAGTTTCTTAGGAAGACCCAGTACAAGGAAAGATGGGGTTACCCAGAAGAACTTTACGCACCCGTATGGAGGTTTGCAAGGGAAAAAGGAATAAAACTGTACGCCATAGGATTACCCTCTGAAGTGGTAAACAAGATAAAAGCAGTAGGCCTAAGGCATGTAAAGGATAGCACCCTACCAACGACTATAGTAGACCCAAAGCCAGAAGAGATAGAAAGATGGAAGAGTGTACTAAAGGATCATCCACGAGTAGACGAGAAAGTGTTTCTAGATGTACAGAATGCATGGGACAACAGCATGGCCTTTGCTATAGCAAACATCCTAAAGAAGGAAAACAAGAAGGTGGTCGTGCTATTAGGAAGGGAGCATGCACCTTCTCTGGATCAGGGGGTTCCTTACCGTTTGTCTGTTTTTAGGCCTTTCACAAGCCAGAAGATCCTCCAAAGGCAAGAATGA
- the hisC gene encoding histidinol-phosphate transaminase has protein sequence MISNRVKLLEAYKTETTQAKVKLSSNELSVDYPEELKDRIAKEVSRIAFNRYPDPTASELKEIVAERFGIRPENIMLGNGSDELIYYLSMSVGELSTGVFFPTPTFPMYEISAKALGRPLVCTPLGEDFDIDLEASLQAIEGHRPTLAYFSYPNNPTGNCFSKEKIQKIRSLGVFTVIDEAYYHFSKKTFLEEAVTREDTVVLRTLSKIGLAGLRVGVLIGKEEIVKELEKVRLPFNISSTSQVIAKLILRDYYHIIEEAVDTTIKEREKMLQHMSNMKGIKVYPSEANFILFKVECMSAQELHSRLLKEGVLVRNMSYLVDNALRVSVGKPQENEMFLEALQKVLV, from the coding sequence ATGATAAGCAACAGAGTAAAACTTTTAGAAGCCTACAAGACTGAAACAACACAGGCAAAGGTAAAGCTTTCCTCTAATGAGCTGTCTGTAGACTATCCAGAAGAACTAAAGGATAGAATTGCTAAGGAAGTCTCGCGTATAGCTTTCAACAGATATCCAGACCCTACTGCAAGCGAGTTGAAGGAAATAGTAGCGGAGAGGTTTGGAATAAGACCGGAAAACATAATGCTAGGAAACGGATCCGATGAGCTCATATACTATTTGTCCATGTCTGTTGGTGAACTATCTACAGGCGTCTTCTTTCCCACACCTACTTTTCCCATGTACGAGATATCCGCCAAAGCCTTAGGAAGACCTCTAGTGTGCACACCTCTGGGTGAGGATTTTGACATAGACCTAGAAGCTTCCCTCCAAGCAATAGAAGGGCACAGGCCTACACTGGCCTACTTCTCCTACCCAAACAACCCTACCGGAAACTGCTTTAGTAAAGAGAAGATACAAAAAATAAGGTCCCTCGGTGTGTTTACAGTAATAGACGAGGCTTACTACCACTTTTCAAAAAAGACCTTCTTGGAAGAAGCTGTGACCAGAGAAGATACTGTAGTCTTAAGGACCCTATCCAAAATAGGGCTGGCAGGTCTAAGGGTCGGAGTACTCATAGGTAAAGAGGAGATTGTTAAGGAGCTTGAAAAGGTGAGGCTTCCCTTCAACATAAGTTCTACATCGCAAGTCATAGCCAAACTTATACTTAGGGACTATTACCACATCATAGAGGAAGCCGTAGACACAACTATAAAGGAAAGGGAAAAAATGCTACAGCATATGTCTAATATGAAAGGGATCAAGGTCTACCCTTCAGAAGCAAATTTTATACTATTTAAAGTTGAATGTATGAGTGCCCAAGAGCTGCACAGCAGATTACTAAAAGAAGGAGTTCTTGTGAGGAACATGTCCTATCTTGTTGATAACGCTCTAAGGGTTAGTGTAGGAAAGCCCCAAGAGAACGAAATGTTTCTAGAAGCCCTTCAGAAGGTCCTGGTATGA
- a CDS encoding LysR family transcriptional regulator has protein sequence MIDISKLKTFVAVAEIGSFSKASEILYVTQPAVTQQIKALEKIIGAKLFQRQGGKIVLTEEGKRIYQIAKSLLNSYENLMEEMAKIKKDVRDTLFLGVSTSLGEYKIPQLVAEFHAQMPSINIKLFVENSQQVEEALSSGVLNLGVIEREPSEKFSFIKWLADEIIFFTHPNHPFAKRGEIEPEELYEVDLVFRESSSGTRKIVKDSLEKLGIMFDRLNIKIETNCSRSALCIVKSGYGASFLSKGLLEKEIERGTVVPVKIKGFEAKRWYYIIYLEGGKSSFLANRFIKFLLSKKTLEELNV, from the coding sequence GTGATAGACATAAGCAAGCTCAAAACCTTTGTGGCTGTCGCAGAGATAGGCAGCTTTTCCAAAGCTTCCGAGATACTGTATGTAACGCAGCCAGCCGTTACCCAGCAGATAAAGGCTCTTGAAAAGATCATAGGTGCCAAGCTTTTCCAAAGACAGGGTGGGAAGATAGTGCTCACCGAAGAAGGTAAGAGGATATATCAGATAGCCAAGTCCCTTCTAAACAGCTACGAAAACCTTATGGAGGAGATGGCGAAGATAAAGAAGGATGTAAGGGATACACTCTTCTTAGGTGTAAGCACTTCTCTTGGTGAGTACAAGATACCCCAGCTCGTGGCCGAGTTTCATGCCCAGATGCCGAGCATCAACATAAAGCTCTTTGTGGAAAACTCTCAGCAAGTAGAAGAAGCTCTTTCCTCCGGAGTTCTAAACCTAGGTGTTATAGAGAGGGAGCCTTCTGAGAAGTTTAGCTTCATAAAGTGGTTAGCTGATGAGATAATCTTCTTCACACATCCTAACCATCCTTTTGCCAAGCGTGGTGAGATAGAGCCTGAAGAGCTATACGAAGTTGATTTAGTCTTCCGTGAATCTAGTTCTGGTACTAGGAAGATAGTAAAAGATTCTTTAGAAAAGTTGGGGATAATGTTTGATAGGCTAAACATCAAGATAGAGACCAACTGTAGTAGATCTGCGTTGTGTATAGTCAAAAGCGGCTACGGTGCTAGTTTCCTCTCAAAGGGTCTTTTGGAGAAGGAAATAGAAAGGGGAACTGTGGTTCCGGTAAAGATAAAAGGCTTTGAAGCTAAAAGGTGGTATTACATCATCTATCTGGAGGGTGGGAAATCCTCCTTCCTAGCGAATAGGTTTATCAAGTTTCTACTTTCAAAGAAGACCCTTGAAGAGCTAAACGTATGA
- a CDS encoding HAD family hydrolase, producing MKATIFDVDGVIVDVKESYHHAIARTASYFLGFPVDVELARRIKFEKGINNDWLATLEVIRHFGKDAKLEEVIQVFNREYVNVRDKERLILSRPFFEGLKSMGVMLGVVTGRPREDLDYVFRRFSLWDLFDCVVDDDTIEDPSLKKPHPYALYLCIESLKANSAVYIGDSLADWRMVEDFKKVYPQKVEYVHFGDSVKLDGVLYAKDEKDLYSTLQEVLRNL from the coding sequence ATGAAGGCTACCATCTTTGATGTAGATGGCGTTATAGTTGACGTAAAGGAATCTTACCATCATGCTATAGCAAGGACAGCATCCTACTTCTTGGGTTTTCCCGTTGATGTAGAATTGGCAAGGCGTATAAAGTTTGAAAAAGGTATAAACAACGACTGGCTTGCTACCTTGGAAGTCATAAGACACTTTGGTAAAGATGCAAAGCTTGAGGAGGTCATACAAGTATTCAACAGGGAGTACGTGAACGTTAGGGACAAGGAAAGATTGATCCTTAGCAGGCCTTTTTTTGAGGGTCTAAAGAGTATGGGCGTGATGCTTGGTGTAGTTACAGGTAGACCAAGGGAGGATCTTGATTACGTTTTTAGGAGGTTTTCACTGTGGGACTTGTTTGATTGTGTGGTAGATGACGATACTATAGAGGATCCTTCTCTGAAGAAACCACACCCCTACGCACTCTACCTTTGTATTGAGAGCTTAAAGGCTAACAGTGCTGTATACATAGGTGACAGCTTAGCAGACTGGCGTATGGTGGAGGATTTCAAAAAAGTATATCCTCAAAAGGTTGAATATGTACACTTTGGAGATTCAGTGAAGCTGGATGGTGTACTGTACGCTAAAGACGAGAAGGATCTTTACTCAACTCTTCAAGAGGTCTTGCGTAATCTCTGA
- a CDS encoding Trm112 family protein — protein MIPQDLLNILACPICKGDLLYDSKRDILLCQECKVYYPVEEDIPILLRDYARPLEELSKDPSRL, from the coding sequence ATGATACCTCAGGACCTTCTAAACATACTAGCCTGTCCCATATGTAAAGGAGATCTTCTGTATGATAGTAAAAGAGATATTCTTCTATGCCAAGAATGTAAGGTTTATTATCCTGTTGAGGAAGATATACCTATACTCCTCAGAGATTACGCAAGACCTCTTGAAGAGTTGAGTAAAGATCCTTCTCGTCTTTAG
- a CDS encoding rhodanese-like domain-containing protein produces the protein MFQVPEVGPEEAKRMLEDPNVVLLDVRTPPEHVQVRIPNSLLIPLDELRYAYNNLDKNKKYIVYCRSGERSAFATYFLRHMGYEAYNLAGGILMWPYEKESGPPK, from the coding sequence ATGTTTCAGGTCCCAGAGGTAGGTCCAGAAGAAGCCAAGAGGATGTTAGAAGATCCTAACGTGGTCTTATTAGATGTGAGAACGCCGCCAGAACATGTACAGGTTCGCATACCCAACTCTCTACTGATACCTCTTGATGAGTTAAGGTACGCCTATAACAATCTTGACAAGAACAAGAAGTATATAGTGTACTGTAGAAGTGGGGAAAGGAGTGCCTTTGCCACCTACTTCCTAAGACATATGGGATATGAAGCTTACAACTTAGCTGGTGGAATATTAATGTGGCCATACGAAAAAGAATCAGGGCCACCGAAATGA
- a CDS encoding septum formation initiator family protein, translated as MSFPGSSSKLLSLLFFLLMLGLTVYNIFFSKLNVFALSKLNKSMQVIDSEIRSLEEDNAKLSKLLQSMENNPDYYRELYTRRYMQMQREGEKFLLLKRE; from the coding sequence ATGAGTTTCCCAGGTTCTTCAAGTAAGCTCCTTTCACTACTCTTCTTCCTGCTTATGCTAGGACTCACAGTGTACAATATCTTCTTCAGCAAACTAAACGTATTTGCTCTATCAAAACTGAATAAATCTATGCAGGTTATTGATTCTGAGATAAGGTCTTTAGAGGAAGATAACGCAAAGCTCTCTAAGCTACTCCAGAGTATGGAAAATAACCCAGATTATTACAGAGAGCTTTACACCAGGCGGTACATGCAGATGCAAAGGGAAGGAGAGAAGTTTCTACTCCTCAAAAGAGAGTAA